A window of the Streptomyces finlayi genome harbors these coding sequences:
- a CDS encoding response regulator, with product MIRVLLADDQTLVRAAFAMLVESDPGMTVVGQAGNGLEAVELARSARADLVVMDIRMPDLDGIEATRRIAADEGLAGVKVLVLTTYDTDEHVVEALRAGASGFLVKDTRPAELLAAITTVAAGDALLSPGPTARLIARVLSAPTAPAPGVVAGPDCLTDRERQVLGLVARGLNNTEIAQTLRLSPLTAKTHVSRIMGKLGARDRAQLVIVAYESGLVVPAAGPEGGRER from the coding sequence GTGATCCGGGTCTTGCTCGCCGACGACCAGACGCTCGTACGCGCCGCCTTCGCGATGCTCGTCGAGTCCGACCCCGGCATGACGGTCGTCGGCCAGGCGGGCAACGGCCTGGAGGCGGTCGAACTGGCCCGCAGCGCACGGGCCGACCTCGTCGTCATGGACATCCGTATGCCCGACCTGGACGGCATCGAGGCCACCCGCCGTATAGCCGCCGATGAGGGCCTCGCCGGAGTGAAGGTGCTGGTCCTGACGACGTACGACACCGACGAACACGTCGTCGAGGCGCTGCGCGCCGGCGCCTCGGGCTTCCTCGTCAAGGACACCAGGCCGGCCGAACTGCTCGCCGCCATCACCACGGTGGCCGCAGGCGACGCCCTCCTCTCGCCCGGTCCCACGGCCCGGCTGATCGCCCGGGTGCTGAGCGCCCCCACCGCCCCCGCACCGGGCGTCGTGGCAGGACCCGACTGCCTCACGGACCGGGAACGCCAGGTGCTCGGACTCGTCGCCCGGGGCCTGAACAACACGGAGATCGCGCAGACCCTGCGCCTCAGTCCGCTCACCGCGAAGACCCATGTGAGCAGGATCATGGGCAAACTCGGCGCCCGGGACCGCGCCCAGTTGGTCATCGTGGCGTACGAGTCCGGGCTCGTCGTCCCTGCCGCCGGCCCCGAAGGCGGCCGGGAACGATGA
- a CDS encoding TerB family tellurite resistance protein produces MRSAKGQRAIRLRIYGVRTVWDTVGDGEFFCPGCGGDRNYRRLSGRRRFAVLGVPLVRRGDAGPVVECAVCLEHFPTDTLDHPTTTRFSAMLRDAVHTVTLGVLAAGGTGSRTVMETAVATVRDAGLEDCTQERLSIIVEVLAADTGHGPGSDPAAEACGATLAIELHEVLRPLAPHLATAGRESVLLQGARIALADGPYSPAEREVLATVGSALSLCPEDTARLLAAAARTPS; encoded by the coding sequence GTGCGGTCAGCCAAAGGACAACGCGCCATAAGACTGCGCATCTACGGCGTCCGCACCGTATGGGACACCGTCGGTGACGGGGAGTTCTTCTGCCCCGGCTGCGGCGGCGACCGTAACTACCGGCGTCTCAGCGGGCGCCGCCGCTTCGCCGTCCTCGGCGTGCCGTTGGTGCGGCGCGGCGATGCGGGGCCCGTGGTCGAATGCGCCGTCTGCCTGGAGCATTTCCCGACCGACACCCTCGACCACCCCACGACCACGCGGTTCTCCGCGATGCTCCGGGACGCCGTGCACACGGTCACGCTGGGTGTTCTCGCGGCGGGCGGCACGGGCTCCCGTACGGTCATGGAGACCGCGGTCGCCACCGTGCGGGATGCCGGGCTCGAGGACTGCACGCAGGAACGGCTCTCCATCATCGTCGAGGTGCTCGCCGCCGACACCGGGCACGGGCCCGGGTCCGACCCGGCGGCGGAGGCGTGCGGGGCGACGCTGGCGATCGAGCTGCACGAGGTGCTGAGGCCGCTCGCGCCTCATCTGGCCACGGCGGGGCGGGAGTCGGTACTGCTCCAGGGAGCCCGGATCGCGCTGGCGGACGGGCCGTACAGTCCGGCGGAGCGGGAGGTGCTGGCCACGGTGGGCAGTGCGTTGTCCTTGTGCCCGGAGGATACGGCTCGGTTGTTGGCGGCTGCGGCGCGTACGCCTTCCTAG
- a CDS encoding sensor histidine kinase — MPEDGSVSAPRTTRRGERVMAVVNRDPMDAPHRLRTDALIAGGAGALSLVLAFVTDDRRVPDAFGLGLLVTSALLVAWRRSGPVLVLLAMIPLLMTYHGLDHAHSAPMPQTFIVLYTVAVTGRPLRTLVTGGVVIGVMVSVVSSIDTHQGIELLRISGWIIAVLFLGVDVRFYRHYVASMVERAERAERTREEEAARRVVEERLRIARDLHDLLAHSITVIGVQTSVASHILTVDPDRLDRKAVARSLDDIAGTCREARAELRTTLQVLRAGSPDGDGPLPDLAALPGLVRTAEAAGARVDLSVRTPPGRLAPATGAAAYRIVQESLTNAVRHAGPGVRITVAVAPAPGSPALRVTVTDDGAGPQEDAGAPGFGIVGMRERARSTGGTLEAGPRPGGGFEVAAVLPCQESAPAPAEEGLPVGGTAL; from the coding sequence ATGCCGGAGGATGGCAGCGTGTCAGCACCCCGAACGACGCGCCGCGGCGAGCGCGTCATGGCCGTCGTCAACCGCGACCCCATGGACGCCCCGCACAGGCTGCGCACCGACGCCCTCATCGCAGGGGGCGCCGGTGCGCTCTCCCTCGTACTCGCCTTCGTCACCGACGACAGGAGGGTTCCCGACGCGTTCGGTCTGGGCCTGCTGGTGACCAGTGCCCTGCTGGTGGCGTGGCGGCGCAGCGGACCGGTCCTCGTCCTGCTCGCGATGATCCCGCTCCTCATGACGTACCACGGGCTCGACCATGCGCACTCGGCGCCGATGCCGCAGACGTTCATCGTGCTCTACACCGTCGCGGTGACCGGCAGACCGCTGCGCACGCTGGTGACCGGCGGGGTCGTGATCGGCGTCATGGTGAGCGTGGTCAGCAGCATCGACACCCACCAGGGGATCGAACTCCTGCGGATCTCCGGCTGGATCATCGCCGTGCTGTTCCTCGGCGTCGACGTCCGCTTCTACCGCCACTACGTCGCCTCGATGGTCGAGCGCGCCGAACGGGCCGAACGCACCCGTGAGGAGGAGGCCGCGCGCAGGGTCGTCGAGGAACGGCTGAGGATCGCCCGGGACCTGCACGACCTGTTGGCCCACAGCATCACCGTGATCGGAGTGCAGACCTCGGTGGCCTCCCACATCCTGACCGTCGACCCGGACCGCCTGGACCGGAAGGCGGTCGCCAGATCCCTCGACGACATCGCCGGGACCTGCCGCGAGGCCCGCGCCGAACTGCGCACCACGCTCCAGGTCCTGCGCGCCGGTTCCCCGGACGGTGACGGACCGCTGCCGGACCTGGCCGCGCTGCCGGGCCTCGTACGGACGGCGGAGGCGGCGGGCGCCCGGGTGGACCTCTCGGTGCGGACCCCACCGGGCCGGCTCGCTCCCGCCACCGGGGCCGCCGCCTACCGGATCGTGCAGGAGTCCCTGACGAACGCGGTACGGCACGCCGGACCAGGCGTGCGGATCACGGTGGCCGTCGCACCGGCGCCCGGCAGCCCCGCGCTGCGGGTCACGGTCACCGACGACGGCGCGGGCCCTCAGGAGGACGCTGGGGCGCCGGGCTTCGGCATCGTGGGGATGCGCGAGCGGGCGCGCAGCACCGGCGGCACGCTGGAAGCCGGGCCGCGCCCCGGCGGCGGCTTCGAGGTCGCGGCGGTGCTGCCGTGCCAGGAGAGCGCCCCGGCCCCGGCCGAGGAAGGCCTGCCGGTAGGGGGGACGGCGCTGTGA
- a CDS encoding MMPL family transporter — MGADTEVSGARTRPGVRRALPWLIVAFWVALIAVAGPFAGKLGDVQRDRAVDYLPANADSTQVAKIQDTLPGGESTDLVLVYHRDSGLTPADRATAGEQTAAIAGEHQLSAAPRGVPSEDGTTLMFAVSSTEPGQDEEVRAAFVGEIRETAKGGDGLSVEVGGPGALTVDAQEVYGSLGGPLLYTTVAVVAILLILIYRSPFLWLVPLVVAGMADFLSMAVAYGLNRGFDVTVSGQSSGVMTILVFGAGTDYALLIVARYREELGRHARPHDAMAAALRGCGPAVLASSGTVAAGLLCLMAADLNSSRGMGPVAAVGVLCALFAMTTLLPALLVVLGRRVFWPIVPAYGSVRERRRSLFAAMGGSAGRRPVAVLVSGGVLLGALSLGAFALPGDLRQENFFTSTPDSISAMATLGAAYPDSGTQPITVIAPTGRADEALAEARGTEGVLSAERGRGGGGWTELSVVPRDPAESAGEQATIEALRGALEGSHVGGPSAQQMDLEETNARDLKAVVPLVVLAVLLILVVLLRSLVAPLMLVAAVVAVWGASLGIAGLVFGPVLGFEGTDPGLPLLSFVFLVALGVDYGIFLMHRMREEALSGAGPTEAALTALRTTGAVIASAGLVLAATFGVLMSMPMVALAELGFVVAVGVLLDTFLVRTYLVTSASVALGRTVWWPGALSRKPPAAGPDVPREPELAATR, encoded by the coding sequence ATGGGGGCCGATACGGAAGTGAGTGGGGCGCGGACGCGGCCGGGGGTGCGGCGGGCGCTGCCGTGGCTGATCGTCGCGTTCTGGGTAGCCCTGATCGCGGTCGCCGGGCCGTTCGCGGGCAAGCTCGGGGACGTACAGCGTGACCGTGCCGTCGACTACCTGCCGGCCAACGCCGATTCCACGCAGGTGGCGAAGATCCAGGACACACTGCCCGGTGGCGAGTCCACCGATCTCGTCCTCGTCTACCACCGTGACAGCGGGCTGACCCCCGCCGACCGGGCCACGGCCGGTGAACAGACCGCCGCGATCGCCGGTGAGCACCAGCTGAGTGCCGCACCCCGGGGCGTGCCCTCCGAGGACGGTACGACGCTGATGTTCGCGGTCTCCTCGACCGAGCCCGGACAGGACGAAGAGGTCAGGGCCGCTTTCGTCGGCGAGATCCGCGAGACCGCGAAGGGCGGCGACGGGCTGAGCGTGGAGGTCGGCGGGCCCGGGGCGCTGACCGTCGACGCCCAGGAGGTCTACGGCTCGCTCGGCGGGCCGCTGCTCTACACGACCGTCGCCGTCGTCGCGATCCTGCTGATCCTGATCTACCGCAGCCCGTTCCTCTGGCTGGTGCCCCTCGTCGTCGCCGGGATGGCCGACTTCCTGTCGATGGCCGTGGCGTACGGACTGAACCGGGGCTTCGACGTCACGGTGAGCGGCCAGAGTTCGGGCGTGATGACCATCCTGGTCTTCGGCGCGGGCACCGACTACGCGCTGCTCATCGTCGCCCGCTACCGCGAGGAGCTCGGCCGCCACGCCCGGCCCCACGACGCCATGGCCGCCGCCCTGCGCGGCTGCGGGCCCGCCGTCCTCGCCTCGTCGGGGACCGTCGCGGCCGGGCTGCTCTGTCTGATGGCCGCCGACCTCAACAGCAGCCGCGGCATGGGCCCCGTCGCCGCCGTCGGCGTGCTGTGCGCCCTCTTCGCCATGACGACCCTGCTGCCCGCCCTGCTGGTGGTGCTGGGCCGCCGCGTCTTCTGGCCGATCGTGCCCGCGTACGGAAGCGTGCGTGAGCGGCGCCGTTCGCTGTTCGCCGCGATGGGCGGCTCCGCCGGCCGCCGGCCCGTCGCCGTGCTCGTCTCCGGTGGCGTCCTGCTGGGCGCTCTGTCCCTCGGCGCCTTCGCCCTGCCCGGTGACCTCAGGCAGGAGAACTTCTTCACCAGCACGCCGGACTCGATCTCCGCCATGGCGACCCTCGGTGCCGCCTATCCCGACAGCGGAACCCAGCCGATCACCGTGATCGCGCCCACCGGCCGGGCCGACGAGGCCCTCGCGGAGGCACGCGGCACCGAAGGTGTCCTCTCCGCCGAACGCGGGCGCGGCGGCGGTGGCTGGACCGAGCTGTCCGTCGTCCCACGGGACCCGGCCGAGTCCGCCGGGGAGCAGGCCACCATCGAGGCTCTGCGCGGCGCCCTGGAGGGCAGTCACGTCGGCGGGCCCAGCGCCCAGCAGATGGACCTGGAGGAGACCAACGCCCGTGATCTGAAGGCCGTCGTACCGCTCGTCGTCCTCGCCGTCCTGCTCATCCTGGTGGTGCTGCTGCGCAGCCTGGTCGCCCCGCTGATGCTCGTCGCGGCCGTCGTCGCCGTCTGGGGAGCCTCGCTCGGCATCGCCGGACTCGTCTTCGGACCGGTCCTCGGATTCGAGGGCACCGACCCGGGACTGCCCCTGCTGTCCTTCGTCTTCCTGGTGGCACTCGGCGTCGACTACGGCATCTTCCTGATGCACCGGATGAGGGAGGAAGCCCTGTCCGGAGCCGGACCGACGGAAGCCGCGCTCACCGCGCTGCGGACCACGGGCGCGGTGATCGCCTCCGCCGGACTCGTGCTCGCCGCCACCTTCGGAGTGCTGATGAGCATGCCGATGGTGGCGCTGGCCGAACTGGGCTTCGTCGTCGCGGTCGGTGTGCTGCTCGACACGTTCCTGGTCCGTACGTACCTGGTGACCTCGGCGAGCGTGGCCCTGGGCCGCACGGTGTGGTGGCCCGGTGCGCTCAGCCGCAAGCCCCCGGCCGCCGGGCCGGACGTGCCCCGCGAACCGGAACTCGCCGCGACCCGCTGA